From the Phyllobacterium sp. T1293 genome, the window TTTTTCGACGTGGCTCACGGAGAAGTGCATGCCGGTTAGAACAGACCATGGAAAGTCTGTCTGTCACCGTGTTAGCATGCCCCAGAATCGAACTCTTCTGCAGCAATCCCCATCAAACAAAGCTTCTACGGCCCTCGGCCACTTGATCCAACAAAGGAACCCCTATGTCTGATCTTTCGTCCTTCCCAATCAACAAACGCTGGCCGGCCCAGCATCTTGAACGTCTCCAGCTCTATTCCCTGCCAACGCCGAACGGCGTGAAAGTATCGATCATGCTGGAAGAGCTTGGTCTGCCCTATGAGGTTCATCTCATCGACATTGGCAAAAACGAAAGCTGGACACCGGAATATCTGGCACTCAACCCGAATGGCAAAATTCCTGCGATCATCGACCCGGATGGTCCTGATGGTAAGCCGCTGGCACTGTTCGAATCCGGCGCGATCCTGCTCTACCTCGCCGAAAAGACCGGCAAGTTCCTGCCCTCTGATCCGGCGCGCCGCTATGAGACAATTCAGTGGGTGTTCTTCCAGATGGCCGCGATTGGCCCGATGTTCGGTCAGGTTGGCTTTTTCCACAAGTTTGCCGGTCGTGAGATCGAGGACAAGCGCCCGCTTGAACGTTATCAGAATGAATCCAAGCGCCTGCTTGGCGTGCTTGAAACGCGTCTGGAAGGCCGCCAGTGGATCATGGACGATGAATACACCATCGCCGATATCGCCACACTTGGCTGGGTGCGCAATCTGGTCGGCTTCTATGGCGCGGGTGATCTTGTCGACTATGCCAGCCTGAAGAACGTACCGGCATGGCTGGAACGTGGTCTTGCCCGTCCGGCAGTACAGCGCGGTCTGGATATCCCCAAGCGCCCGTAAAAGCCCTTATTCCAGCATTGCCTGTTGAAAAACCTGTGAATGCCGCCGTTTTGGCGGCGTTCGCTTCTTGCCCGGTTGCATTCTCCCGGCAGAGCCGTAACTAATAGACCAATCTGACACATATATTAGAGTACCGGACGATTGTTCGAGGTATTCGGATCGTCGCGGTGCTCCATGATGGGGGGCATTATGATGTGGAATCAGGTCTATAATCCGTTTGGCAATTCCGTTCTTTCAACACTGGCAGCAGCGATACCTGTTGTCGTGCTCCTGGCGATGATCGCATCCAACAAGGTCAAGGTACACATTGCAGCAATCATTGCGTTGATTGTCGCCAATCTCATTGCAATCTTTGTGTTCACCATGCCTGCCGATATGTCGATCCGGGCATCGCTGCTTGGCGTCATCACCGGCTTTTTTCCTATTGGATGGATCGTCCTCAACGTCATCTTCCTCTACCGGCTCACGGTGGAAAAAGGCGTGTTCGAAACGCTGCAAAACACCATTGGTGGCGTAACGCGCGACCGGCGTCTGCAAATCCTGCTGATTGCCTTTTCCTTTGGTGCGTTCTTCGAAGGTGCCTCGGGTTTTGGAACGCCTGTGGCCGTGACCGCCGCAATTCTCATCGGCCTTGGCTTTTCGCCGCTGGCAGCATCCGGGCTTTCCCTGATCGCCAATACGGCCCCGGTGGCCTATGGTGCTCTGGGCACACCCATTGCAGGGCTTTCCAGCGTCACCGGCATTGATCCTTTTCTCCTTGGCGCCATGGTTGGCCGCCAGCTGCCATTCTTCTCGCTGATCGTGCCATTCTGGGTTGTCTGGGCCTTTGCCGGATATAAGGGCATGAAAGAGGTCTGGCCGGCAATTCTCGTCACCGGCGTTTCCTTCGCCGTGCCGCAGTTTCTCATCTCGAACTTTATCAATCCATGGATCGTCGATATCGGTGCATCGCTGATCTCCATGGCCTGTCTCATCGGCTTCCTGCGCATATGGCAGCCAAAAGTCATATGGACATCCGCAGCATTGCGTACCCGCGATGATTCCGCCTCGCAGGTCCCACCGGTAAAGACAACGAAGACAACACCAACCCGGGCAGAAGTCTGGGCCTCGATGACGCCGTGGATCATTGTCTGCGCCGTGCTCCTGCTCTGGGGTACCGACTGGTTCAAGAATACAGTCAATCCATGGGCGACCTTGAGCTACAGCGTTCCCGGTCTCAACAATCTGATCATGAAAGTAGCGCCCATCGCGGCACAGCCAACACCTGAAAAAGCGGTCTTTGCCTTTACATGGCTGTCCTATACGGGTTCAGGCATGTTGATTGCGGCTGTTATTTCCGGGCTCGTCATGGGCTACAGGCCCATGGAAATGCTCAAAGTATATGGGCGCACGATCAAGCTCTGCTCCTATTCCCTCATCACCATTTCCGCCATGCTGGCCATTGGAACGCTGACACGCCTTTCGGGTATCGACGCCACCCTCGGGCTCGCTTTCGCTGCCACAGGCGTGCTCTACCCGTTTTTCGGCACATTGCTGGGCTGGCTGGGTGTTGCCCTGACGGGATCGGACACCGCTTCCAATGTGCTCTTCGGCAATCTGCAGAAAATCACATCCGAACAGCTCGGCCTCTCGCCGATCCTGATGGGCGCTGCCAACTCATCAGGCGGTGTCATGGGCAAGATGATCGACGCCCAGTCCATCGTTGTCGCTTCGACAGCCACCAACTGGTACGGGCATGAGGGGACGATCCTGCGCTTCGTCTTCAAGCACTCGATCATCCTTGCCTGCCTTGTCGGCGTGCTTGTGATGCTTCAGGCCTATGTCTTTACCTGGATGATCGTTACGCCGCCTTGAGCGTAATCGTCGGCCAACAGGCGTCGCGGCTTTAACTGGCCGCGATTGGTTTAAGTTATTTTCGCATGCCTGTCGGTTTTCAACTCGCCTATACGTCCTATTGTGCAACGCCCGGCGTGGGGCGCATGTCAGAAGGAAAGAATGAAATGACACAATCACAAAAAGTGCAGGTGGAAAACGTCAACCATCCCGGCAACAAACAGCGCCTCGATCAGGCCAAATATGATGCCATGAAGGAGGCCTATCTGCAGGTCCTGCCAGCAGCGACGCCCGGCCTGACCGTGGCTGAAATTCGTGAACGCCTGACCGATGTGTTGTCACAGGAGCACTTTCCCGGCGGCGCCAAGGCCGGATGGTGGGCAAAGGCTGTGCAACTTGATCTGGAAGCCAAAGGCGTAGTGAAACGGGAAAAGACCAGCCCGATACGTCTATATCTGGCCTGAATTGACGCAATTCCATTCATTATCCTTGATGTTAAACACCAAAATTACTCAGCCTTTCAGCCCTTGCCTGCGCATTCGCCCCAGCCTAGATAGAGCCATGGAGGACGCCCTCCTCGCGGCATGATTTGCAGCGGATGAACACAGCCGGGACGGCCCGCATTTGGAAAAGGATGGTCGTCATGGCCTGGATTTATCTCGTTATCGCAGGACTGTTTGAAATTGGCTGGGCTATCGGGCTCAAATATACGGATGGGTTTACCCGTCTGACGCCTTCGGTACTGACCGGAGCAAGCATGGTTATCAGTGTTGTTGTTCTTGGACTTGCCTTGCGTGAATTGCCCGTAGGCAGTGCCTATGCGGTCTGGACCGGCATTGGCACAGTGGGTACTGCCCTGCTTGGCATGTATCTCTTCGGTGAACCGGCAACAGTGATCCGTCTTGTCTGTATCGGCCTGATTGTATCCGGTATTGCCGGTTTGAAATTTCTCGCCTGAGACAAATCGGATGCTGCCTTCAGGCTCAATCTTGTTCTAATGTGAGATATGACCGAGCCTGAAAACCCAGCATTTACCTCAACGGAACTCGAGCGCTATGCCCGCCACATCATCCTTGCGGAGATCGGCGGGCCTGGCCAGCAAAAGCTCAAACGTGCCCGCGTGCTTGTTGTGGGGGCTGGCGGGCTTGGCGCACCGGTGCTGCAATATCTGGCAGCCGCCGGTGTTGGCACCCTCGGCATTGTCGATGATGACCGGGTTTCGCTGTCCAACCTGCAACGGCAGGTCATCCATGATACGGACCTTGTCGGCTCAGCCAAGGTGGAAAGCGCTGCCCGGGCCATTGCTGCGATCAACCCACACGTAACGGTTGAGGCGCATGAAATACGGGTTGCACCTGACAATGTTGCCGATCTTGTCAGCCGCTATCACATCGTCGTTGATGGTTCGGATAATTTTGACACACGTTATCTGCTGGCAGATGCCTGTGCAGCAGGAAAACGCCCGCTGGTTTCGGCAGCGCTTGGGCGCTTCGATGGGTCTTTGACGACGCTCAAACCCTATGAGCAGAACGCCAAGGGTGAGCAAAATCCATCCTATCGCGATCTCTTTCCGTCGCCGCCACCACCGGGACTTGTGCCTGCCTGCGCGGAAGCGGGCGTCCTTGGCGTGCTGCCGGGTGTGATCGGCAGTCTGCAGGCCACGGAGGTCATCAAGCTGATTACCGGTGTGGGTGAACCGCTCATCGGCAAGCTGCTGCTTTACGATGCTTTGAGTTCGCGGTTCGAGACGATCAAGTATAGAACAAGTGCAGCCGGGGCCGCGGCGTGAGCGTGATCCATGCCGCTTGAGCTGACACCCGAGCAGCAGGCAATCGCCAGCGGCGCGCGTGGTGAAGGCGCGGCAATGGCAATGCGCATTGTGGCCGCAACGGCCCGACTGATGGGTGCGCCCTCTCTCATCCCCATTGCATCCGCCCACATTGATGGCGCGCTCTATCACGGCGATTCCGGCACGCTGTTTGCCGAGAAACTGGTGGAAGGCGGAGCGAAAGTTGCCGTGCGGGCGACACTCAATGTCGGCTCGCTTGACTTGACCGGCTGCTCCAAAAACCGGCTTGAACCGCATGAACGCGGCATGGCGCGGCGCATGATGGATGCCTACCGGACGCTTGGCTGCGAACCGACATGGACCTGCGCGCCCTATCAGGCG encodes:
- a CDS encoding glutathione S-transferase N-terminal domain-containing protein; the encoded protein is MSDLSSFPINKRWPAQHLERLQLYSLPTPNGVKVSIMLEELGLPYEVHLIDIGKNESWTPEYLALNPNGKIPAIIDPDGPDGKPLALFESGAILLYLAEKTGKFLPSDPARRYETIQWVFFQMAAIGPMFGQVGFFHKFAGREIEDKRPLERYQNESKRLLGVLETRLEGRQWIMDDEYTIADIATLGWVRNLVGFYGAGDLVDYASLKNVPAWLERGLARPAVQRGLDIPKRP
- a CDS encoding L-lactate permease; translation: MWNQVYNPFGNSVLSTLAAAIPVVVLLAMIASNKVKVHIAAIIALIVANLIAIFVFTMPADMSIRASLLGVITGFFPIGWIVLNVIFLYRLTVEKGVFETLQNTIGGVTRDRRLQILLIAFSFGAFFEGASGFGTPVAVTAAILIGLGFSPLAASGLSLIANTAPVAYGALGTPIAGLSSVTGIDPFLLGAMVGRQLPFFSLIVPFWVVWAFAGYKGMKEVWPAILVTGVSFAVPQFLISNFINPWIVDIGASLISMACLIGFLRIWQPKVIWTSAALRTRDDSASQVPPVKTTKTTPTRAEVWASMTPWIIVCAVLLLWGTDWFKNTVNPWATLSYSVPGLNNLIMKVAPIAAQPTPEKAVFAFTWLSYTGSGMLIAAVISGLVMGYRPMEMLKVYGRTIKLCSYSLITISAMLAIGTLTRLSGIDATLGLAFAATGVLYPFFGTLLGWLGVALTGSDTASNVLFGNLQKITSEQLGLSPILMGAANSSGGVMGKMIDAQSIVVASTATNWYGHEGTILRFVFKHSIILACLVGVLVMLQAYVFTWMIVTPP
- a CDS encoding DUF6958 family protein, whose product is MTQSQKVQVENVNHPGNKQRLDQAKYDAMKEAYLQVLPAATPGLTVAEIRERLTDVLSQEHFPGGAKAGWWAKAVQLDLEAKGVVKREKTSPIRLYLA
- the sugE gene encoding quaternary ammonium compound efflux SMR transporter SugE; amino-acid sequence: MAWIYLVIAGLFEIGWAIGLKYTDGFTRLTPSVLTGASMVISVVVLGLALRELPVGSAYAVWTGIGTVGTALLGMYLFGEPATVIRLVCIGLIVSGIAGLKFLA
- a CDS encoding molybdopterin-synthase adenylyltransferase MoeB produces the protein MTEPENPAFTSTELERYARHIILAEIGGPGQQKLKRARVLVVGAGGLGAPVLQYLAAAGVGTLGIVDDDRVSLSNLQRQVIHDTDLVGSAKVESAARAIAAINPHVTVEAHEIRVAPDNVADLVSRYHIVVDGSDNFDTRYLLADACAAGKRPLVSAALGRFDGSLTTLKPYEQNAKGEQNPSYRDLFPSPPPPGLVPACAEAGVLGVLPGVIGSLQATEVIKLITGVGEPLIGKLLLYDALSSRFETIKYRTSAAGAAA